A region from the Corallococcus caeni genome encodes:
- a CDS encoding ABC transporter ATP-binding protein: MDLHVPAGSAFGLIGPNGAGKTTFIKSVLGIVRPSAGTVRVLGGSPEDPAIRARIGYLPERLHLPGTWKSPAFLATVARLKGLKVDAGAHAKLLERVGLSDAVDRRIGGYSKGMRQRLGLAAALLGEPALLVLDEPTDGIDPMGRLEVRRILQEEVQRGVTLFLNSHLLAETERVCDRVAILADGRVLREGRLDELAKAGARWRVRFAPGADAAALACEGFLPTGSAREEGVYTVDAADVTVLNAALDRARSRGALLTELKREGADLEAVLVGAVGGPGVAA; this comes from the coding sequence ATGGACCTCCACGTCCCGGCGGGCAGCGCGTTCGGGCTGATTGGCCCCAACGGCGCGGGCAAGACGACCTTCATCAAGAGCGTGCTCGGCATCGTGCGGCCCAGCGCGGGCACGGTGCGCGTGCTGGGCGGCTCTCCGGAGGATCCGGCCATCCGCGCGCGCATCGGCTACCTGCCGGAGCGGCTGCACCTGCCCGGCACGTGGAAGTCGCCCGCGTTCCTGGCCACCGTGGCCCGGCTCAAGGGGCTGAAGGTCGACGCGGGCGCGCACGCGAAGCTGCTGGAGCGCGTGGGGCTTTCGGACGCGGTGGACCGGCGCATCGGCGGGTACTCCAAGGGCATGCGGCAGCGGCTGGGGCTGGCGGCGGCGCTCCTGGGTGAGCCCGCGCTGCTCGTGCTGGACGAGCCCACGGACGGCATCGACCCCATGGGCCGGCTGGAGGTGCGCCGCATCCTCCAGGAGGAGGTCCAGAGGGGCGTGACGCTGTTCCTCAACTCGCACCTGCTGGCGGAGACCGAGCGCGTGTGTGATCGCGTGGCCATCCTCGCGGACGGGCGCGTGCTGCGCGAGGGACGGCTGGACGAGCTGGCGAAGGCGGGGGCGCGCTGGCGCGTGCGCTTCGCCCCCGGCGCGGACGCGGCGGCGCTGGCGTGCGAGGGCTTCTTGCCGACCGGGAGTGCCCGGGAGGAAGGCGTGTACACGGTGGACGCGGCGGACGTGACGGTGCTCAACGCGGCGTTGGACAGGGCGCGGTCGCGGGGCGCGCTGTTGACGGAGCTCAAGCGCGAGGGCGCGGACCTGGAGGCGGTGCTCGTGGGCGCTGTCGGCGGGCCGGGGGTGGCGGCATGA
- a CDS encoding carotenoid oxygenase family protein, protein MTTATKQTMSSSAPGWLRAFRTLPRQHGFEPLRVEGQVPEGLRGSLYRVGPWTFDVHGRPYQHWFDGDGGMLGVRFGADGVKGASRLLDSPTMVAEREASSQRYGGYGTPTPLLHKLRNVRKNSANTSVMAWNGKLYALFEGSVPVEVSPEDLSTLGETDFDGTVVETFSAHPHRVPSRKASYNFGVRYGRDTLADLYVLPDGGKAWRLGTVKLPGATMVHDFIATDRYLVFFLSPLRLNLFRALLRVGSYSENLRWRPEAGTDVLVVPIDDVEHPVRISTDAFYLWHFGNAYEEGDTVVVDYVRYPDFTTNQWLGELVRGTTSSDAQGMLHRAVVDVKAGTFRTEQRADISCEFPRVAPGVVGRAHQTLYMGVHRSDEARRGLFDGVVRVDMDTGRMTTADLGEGTYPSEPIFVPRPGATAEDDGWVLTQVYDVKADASHVAVLDARRLEDGPVARCHFDHALPPTFHGGFAPSK, encoded by the coding sequence ATGACGACCGCGACGAAGCAGACGATGTCCTCCTCCGCGCCGGGCTGGCTGCGGGCGTTCCGCACGCTTCCCCGCCAGCACGGGTTCGAGCCGCTGCGGGTGGAGGGCCAGGTGCCCGAAGGGCTGCGGGGCTCGCTCTACCGGGTGGGGCCGTGGACGTTCGACGTGCACGGCCGGCCGTACCAGCACTGGTTCGACGGAGACGGGGGGATGCTGGGCGTGCGCTTCGGCGCGGACGGGGTGAAGGGCGCGTCGAGGCTGCTGGACTCGCCCACCATGGTGGCGGAGCGCGAGGCGTCCTCGCAGCGCTACGGCGGCTACGGCACGCCCACGCCGCTGCTCCACAAGCTGCGCAACGTGCGCAAGAACTCCGCGAACACGTCCGTGATGGCGTGGAACGGCAAGCTGTACGCGCTCTTCGAGGGCAGCGTGCCGGTGGAGGTGTCCCCGGAGGACCTGTCCACGCTGGGCGAGACGGACTTCGACGGCACGGTGGTGGAGACGTTCTCCGCGCACCCGCACCGCGTGCCGTCGCGCAAGGCGTCCTACAACTTCGGCGTCCGCTACGGCCGGGACACGCTGGCGGACCTCTACGTCCTGCCGGACGGCGGCAAGGCCTGGCGGTTGGGCACGGTGAAGCTGCCCGGCGCGACGATGGTGCACGACTTCATCGCCACGGATCGCTACCTCGTCTTCTTCCTGTCACCGCTGCGCCTGAACCTCTTCCGCGCGCTGCTGCGCGTGGGTTCGTACTCGGAGAACCTGCGGTGGCGGCCGGAGGCGGGCACGGACGTGCTGGTGGTGCCCATCGACGACGTGGAGCACCCGGTGCGCATCTCCACCGACGCGTTCTACCTGTGGCACTTCGGCAACGCGTACGAGGAGGGCGACACGGTGGTGGTGGACTACGTGCGCTACCCCGACTTCACGACGAACCAGTGGCTGGGTGAGCTGGTGCGCGGCACGACGTCCTCCGACGCGCAGGGCATGCTGCACCGGGCGGTGGTGGACGTGAAGGCGGGCACCTTCCGCACCGAGCAGCGAGCGGACATCAGCTGCGAGTTTCCCCGCGTGGCCCCCGGCGTCGTGGGCCGCGCGCACCAGACGCTCTACATGGGCGTGCACCGGAGCGACGAGGCCCGGCGCGGCCTGTTCGACGGCGTGGTGCGCGTGGACATGGACACAGGCCGGATGACGACGGCGGACCTGGGCGAGGGCACCTACCCCTCCGAGCCCATCTTCGTCCCCCGCCCCGGCGCCACCGCCGAGGACGACGGCTGGGTGCTCACCCAGGTCTACGACGTGAAGGCGGACGCGTCCCACGTCGCCGTGCTGGACGCGCGCCGGCTGGAGGACGGCCCCGTGGCGCGCTGCCACTTCGACCACGCCCTGCCCCCCACCTTCCACGGCGGCTTCGCGCCCTCAAAGTGA
- a CDS encoding RDD family protein has product MATERGAPRVLRLVQEDAEPDSPYPKASLLLRLGARVVDCAVAWGLYVVCGAAGAVVALLFLLLADGMLQGQSVGKRIFGVKVMHLPTRSAARHRDSTLRNAPLALVVLLGMMPAPQGVVAALAGFVVIGGVEAWRVLSDPLGLRLGDTWAQTQVVDGKVVAGATVAARTPVGATRAPGRLMSAAKVRRGKAFRKGRRGKPCASR; this is encoded by the coding sequence ATGGCGACGGAGCGCGGCGCTCCCCGCGTGCTGCGGCTGGTGCAGGAGGACGCGGAGCCGGATTCGCCCTACCCGAAGGCGTCGCTGCTCCTGCGGCTGGGCGCGCGCGTGGTGGACTGCGCGGTGGCCTGGGGCCTGTACGTGGTGTGCGGCGCGGCGGGCGCGGTGGTGGCGCTGCTGTTCCTCCTGCTCGCGGACGGAATGCTCCAGGGGCAGAGCGTGGGCAAGCGCATCTTCGGCGTGAAGGTGATGCACCTGCCCACGCGCTCGGCCGCGCGGCACCGCGACAGCACGCTGCGCAACGCGCCGCTCGCGCTGGTGGTGCTGCTGGGGATGATGCCCGCGCCGCAAGGCGTGGTGGCCGCCCTGGCGGGCTTCGTGGTGATTGGCGGCGTGGAGGCCTGGCGCGTGCTGAGCGATCCGCTGGGCCTGCGGCTGGGGGACACCTGGGCGCAGACGCAGGTGGTGGACGGGAAGGTTGTCGCGGGCGCGACGGTTGCAGCCCGCACGCCGGTGGGCGCCACGCGCGCTCCCGGACGGTTGATGTCCGCGGCGAAGGTGCGCCGCGGCAAGGCGTTCAGGAAAGGGAGACGGGGTAAGCCATGCGCATCGCGCTGA
- the hemB gene encoding porphobilinogen synthase — MAHPVHRPRRLRRSAALRDMVRETRLSPTDFIYPLFVVEGRDVRRPISSMPGIFNLSLEHAVKEAKHAKSLGVPSVILFGIPDHKDARGTQAYATDGIVQRAIREIKAAEPDLQVIADVCLCEYTDHGHCGVLDGNHVANDATLPLLAQMAVTCAQAGADIIAPSDMMDGRIGAIRKALDEVKHQDTPIMAYSAKYASGFYGPFREAAQSTPQFGDRRGYQMDPGNVREAIRETALDVDEGADFIMVKPALSYLDVIRALRENFDLPLAAYNVSGEYAMLKAAGQNGWVDYERVMMEVLTSIKRAGADLIITYHALEAAKLL, encoded by the coding sequence ATGGCCCACCCCGTCCACCGTCCCCGCAGGCTGCGCCGCTCCGCGGCCCTCCGTGACATGGTGAGAGAGACGCGCCTCTCACCCACGGACTTCATCTACCCGCTGTTCGTCGTGGAGGGCCGGGACGTGCGCCGTCCCATCTCCTCCATGCCGGGCATCTTCAACCTCTCGTTGGAGCACGCGGTGAAGGAGGCGAAGCACGCGAAGTCGCTGGGCGTGCCCTCCGTCATCCTCTTCGGCATCCCGGACCACAAGGACGCGCGCGGCACCCAGGCGTACGCGACGGACGGCATCGTCCAGCGCGCCATCCGGGAGATCAAGGCTGCGGAGCCGGACCTCCAGGTCATCGCGGACGTGTGCCTGTGCGAGTACACCGACCACGGCCACTGCGGCGTGCTGGACGGCAACCACGTGGCCAACGACGCCACGCTGCCCCTGCTGGCCCAGATGGCCGTGACGTGCGCGCAGGCGGGCGCGGACATCATCGCGCCGTCGGACATGATGGACGGCCGCATCGGCGCCATCCGCAAGGCCCTGGATGAAGTGAAGCACCAGGACACGCCCATCATGGCGTACTCGGCGAAGTACGCCTCCGGCTTCTACGGACCGTTCCGGGAGGCCGCGCAGAGCACGCCGCAGTTCGGCGACCGCCGCGGCTACCAGATGGACCCCGGCAACGTGCGCGAGGCCATCCGCGAGACGGCGCTGGACGTGGACGAGGGCGCGGACTTCATCATGGTGAAGCCGGCGCTGTCGTACCTGGACGTCATCCGCGCGCTGCGCGAGAACTTCGACCTGCCCCTGGCCGCGTACAACGTCTCCGGTGAGTACGCGATGCTCAAGGCCGCCGGGCAGAACGGGTGGGTGGACTACGAGCGCGTGATGATGGAGGTCCTCACCTCCATCAAGCGGGCCGGGGCCGACCTGATCATCACCTACCACGCCCTGGAAGCGGCCAAGCTCCTCTAG
- a CDS encoding phospholipase D-like domain-containing protein translates to MKRLLAVAGLVVAALTGCQPEAQADPNLAAQAQGATNVPGLYVVFNQPDNTGTRDYRIKDEVVRLIENSPKGSYIRIAMFLWTTDHLNAAIKAALCRGVIVRLVVDEQNGGAASEFASGGVIHDISSYVPPAATCPDGLRLELTRCNGTGAGSACIAGFDREGTIMHDKIFTFSTTTDPQGNRIQRVVVQGSWNNTYSQNNYWNDMVVSYEDWDWYDYWVGYHNDLRAGTKTTDYYNPTTGQGYYSSPNAPWTAYFFPREGNDNELSSDTVTNNFTDYIKTYVSGCTLDVNQNHFNDSRVIVATELVRIGKLGCRVRVLYTDMDAGIKTKLTGATNISLRQLYDVSANNVKQGDGTPREVLTHSKHFVYSGNFNGTVRKMVLTGSHNLSKNSLRYNDENLVKYYSDTLWQAYHDNFEKGWAQALNDG, encoded by the coding sequence ATGAAGCGGTTGCTGGCGGTGGCAGGACTGGTGGTGGCGGCGCTCACGGGGTGTCAGCCGGAGGCGCAGGCGGATCCGAACCTGGCGGCGCAGGCCCAGGGCGCGACGAACGTGCCGGGGCTCTACGTCGTCTTCAACCAGCCGGACAACACGGGCACGCGCGACTACCGCATCAAGGATGAGGTCGTCCGGCTCATCGAGAACAGCCCCAAGGGTTCGTACATCCGCATCGCGATGTTCCTGTGGACGACGGACCACCTGAACGCGGCCATCAAGGCGGCGCTGTGCCGGGGCGTCATCGTGCGGCTGGTGGTGGACGAGCAGAACGGCGGCGCCGCGTCGGAGTTCGCCTCCGGCGGCGTCATCCACGACATCAGCAGCTACGTGCCCCCGGCGGCGACGTGCCCGGACGGCTTGAGGCTGGAGCTCACGCGGTGCAACGGCACGGGCGCGGGCAGCGCGTGCATCGCGGGCTTCGACCGCGAGGGCACCATCATGCACGACAAGATCTTCACCTTCTCCACCACCACGGATCCGCAGGGCAACCGCATCCAGCGCGTGGTGGTGCAGGGCTCCTGGAACAACACCTACTCCCAGAACAACTACTGGAACGACATGGTCGTCAGCTACGAGGACTGGGACTGGTACGACTACTGGGTCGGCTACCACAACGACCTGCGCGCCGGCACGAAGACGACGGACTACTACAACCCCACCACGGGCCAGGGTTACTACAGCTCCCCCAACGCGCCGTGGACCGCGTACTTCTTCCCGCGCGAGGGCAACGACAACGAGCTGTCCAGCGACACCGTGACGAACAACTTCACGGACTACATCAAGACGTACGTGTCGGGCTGCACGCTGGACGTGAACCAGAACCACTTCAACGACAGCCGCGTCATCGTGGCCACGGAGCTGGTGCGCATTGGCAAGCTGGGGTGCCGGGTGCGCGTGCTCTACACGGACATGGACGCGGGCATCAAAACGAAGCTCACCGGCGCGACGAACATCTCGCTCCGCCAGCTCTACGACGTCTCCGCCAACAACGTGAAGCAGGGCGACGGCACGCCGCGCGAGGTCCTCACGCACAGCAAGCACTTCGTCTACTCGGGGAACTTCAACGGGACGGTGCGCAAGATGGTGCTGACGGGCTCGCACAACCTGTCCAAGAACTCGCTGCGCTACAACGACGAGAACCTGGTGAAGTACTACTCGGACACGCTGTGGCAGGCGTACCACGACAACTTCGAGAAGGGCTGGGCGCAGGCGCTCAACGACGGCTGA
- a CDS encoding fused MFS/spermidine synthase, whose product MAPLLFGSGLCALVYQTVWLREFRLIFGASTAASAAVLAIFMAGLGLGSALLGARADRQARPLAFYANLELLIAASAALSPFLVEAVRAVYIALGGTPVMGLGLGTVVRLVLSLLVLAVPTVLMGGTLPAAARAVLSDDDPRRRDLALLYGVNTLGAVTGAVASTFLLLEVLGNRSTLWAACLLNALVAITARSVSRSMESDAPATPAAEPPPTPAPGADAGALPPRGFVLVAAAVVGFAFLLMELVWYRMLGPILGGTTFTFGLILALALLGIGVGGTAYSVFFRHRPATLQGFALTCAAEAVLMAVPFALGDRLAILAALLRPLGGLGLGGMALGWTFITSLVVLPAAFVSGVQFPLLLALIGRGRQDAGRQVGQVYAWNTGGSIVGSLAGGFGVIPLLTAPVTWQAVAGLLAALGLGAAVLSFLRERQRVALVAPALATGLAVLLLTAQGPTAAWRHSGVGAGRSGLREPDSQEIDRFLSAMRAGITWEHEGVESSVALADDDGLSFIVNGKVDGNAIGDAPTQVMAGLVGAMLHPAPRASLVIGLGTGSTAGWLGRVPGMERVDVVEIEPAILEVARRCHAVNADVLDNPKVHTSFGDAREVLLTTRQRYDIIFSEPSNPYRAGISSLFTREFYQAAKERLSDGGLFLQWLQAYEVDALTVQSAYATLSSEFASVDTWQTLSGDLLLVASTRPLSHDLEQLRARITQEPYRAALKSVWRTDELEGVLAHFIGNAGLAKVAAAQGAEMINTDDLSSMEFAFARSLGRSNFFSTTDLRRAARRLGLDRLAFAGGAPDWSRVEELRLWLGYAVPGPLSEQARAYKDFVDAALAGRNAAVVPLWQRLKREPRGPREQYVLARARVFTLHPDALAAVGALRERLPVEADLLEALWLESQRQDAQAAALLERAFTALREDPWPDRALTDAALEAAFRVGQRSPELARRLYALLERPFAASLGSQQRKLIRARLAVAAGGAAMCVEGLAPLEPHVPWNRAMLLARAECYAQRGDPRAQVAREELERYLSQAPTPFLEGIEAEEAPANGRPDHGEPRAADAPVEP is encoded by the coding sequence GTGGCACCCCTCCTTTTCGGTTCGGGGCTTTGCGCGCTGGTCTACCAGACGGTGTGGCTGCGGGAGTTCCGCCTCATCTTCGGGGCCTCGACCGCCGCGTCGGCCGCGGTGCTGGCCATCTTCATGGCGGGGCTGGGGCTGGGCAGCGCGCTGCTGGGCGCGCGGGCGGACCGGCAGGCGCGGCCGCTGGCGTTCTACGCGAACCTGGAGTTGCTCATCGCCGCGAGCGCCGCGCTGAGCCCCTTCCTCGTGGAGGCCGTGCGCGCCGTCTACATCGCCCTGGGCGGCACGCCGGTGATGGGCCTGGGCCTGGGCACCGTCGTGCGGCTGGTGCTGTCGCTGCTGGTGCTCGCGGTGCCCACGGTGCTCATGGGCGGCACGCTCCCGGCCGCCGCGCGCGCGGTGCTCTCCGACGACGACCCGCGGCGCCGCGACCTCGCCCTGCTCTACGGCGTCAACACCCTGGGCGCCGTGACGGGCGCGGTGGCCTCCACGTTCCTGCTGCTGGAGGTGCTGGGCAACCGCTCCACGCTCTGGGCCGCGTGCCTGCTCAACGCGCTGGTGGCCATCACCGCGCGCTCCGTGAGCCGCTCCATGGAGTCCGACGCCCCGGCCACGCCCGCCGCCGAGCCGCCCCCGACGCCGGCCCCCGGGGCCGACGCGGGCGCGCTGCCGCCCCGGGGCTTCGTGCTCGTGGCCGCCGCGGTGGTGGGCTTCGCGTTCCTGCTGATGGAGCTGGTCTGGTACCGGATGCTGGGCCCCATCCTGGGCGGCACCACGTTCACGTTCGGGCTCATCCTCGCGCTGGCGCTCCTGGGCATCGGGGTGGGCGGCACCGCCTACAGCGTCTTCTTCCGCCACCGGCCCGCCACGCTCCAGGGCTTCGCGCTCACCTGCGCCGCGGAGGCCGTGCTGATGGCGGTGCCCTTCGCGCTGGGCGACCGGCTGGCCATCCTCGCCGCGCTGCTGCGTCCCCTGGGCGGCCTGGGCCTGGGCGGCATGGCGCTGGGCTGGACGTTCATCACCTCCCTCGTGGTGCTGCCCGCCGCGTTCGTGTCCGGCGTGCAGTTCCCGCTGCTGCTCGCGCTCATCGGGCGGGGCCGCCAGGACGCGGGCCGGCAGGTGGGGCAGGTGTACGCGTGGAACACGGGGGGCTCCATCGTGGGGTCGCTCGCGGGCGGCTTCGGGGTGATTCCGCTGCTCACCGCGCCGGTGACATGGCAGGCCGTGGCGGGCCTCCTCGCCGCGCTGGGCCTGGGCGCCGCGGTCCTCTCCTTCCTGCGGGAGCGCCAGCGGGTCGCGCTGGTGGCGCCGGCGCTGGCCACCGGGCTCGCCGTGCTGCTGCTCACCGCGCAGGGCCCCACCGCCGCGTGGCGCCACTCGGGCGTGGGCGCGGGCCGCTCCGGGTTGCGGGAGCCCGACAGCCAGGAGATCGACCGGTTCCTGTCCGCCATGCGCGCCGGCATCACCTGGGAGCACGAGGGCGTGGAGAGCAGCGTCGCGCTCGCGGATGACGACGGCCTCAGCTTCATCGTCAACGGCAAGGTGGACGGCAACGCCATTGGCGACGCGCCCACCCAGGTCATGGCGGGGCTCGTCGGCGCGATGCTGCACCCCGCGCCGCGCGCGTCGCTCGTCATTGGCCTGGGCACGGGCAGCACCGCGGGCTGGCTGGGCCGGGTGCCGGGCATGGAGCGGGTGGACGTGGTGGAGATCGAGCCCGCCATCCTGGAGGTGGCGCGCCGCTGCCACGCGGTGAACGCGGACGTGCTGGACAACCCGAAGGTGCACACCTCCTTCGGTGACGCGCGCGAGGTGCTGCTCACCACGCGCCAGCGCTACGACATCATCTTCTCCGAGCCCTCCAACCCGTACCGCGCCGGCATCTCCAGCCTCTTCACGCGCGAGTTCTACCAGGCGGCGAAGGAGCGGCTGTCCGACGGGGGCCTGTTCCTGCAGTGGCTCCAGGCCTACGAGGTGGACGCCCTCACCGTCCAGAGCGCCTACGCCACGCTGTCCTCGGAGTTCGCGTCGGTGGACACCTGGCAGACGCTGAGTGGGGACCTGCTGCTCGTCGCCTCCACGCGGCCGCTGTCACACGACCTGGAGCAACTGCGCGCCCGCATCACCCAGGAGCCCTACCGCGCCGCGCTGAAGTCGGTGTGGCGCACGGACGAGCTGGAGGGCGTGCTCGCGCACTTCATCGGCAACGCGGGGCTGGCGAAGGTGGCGGCCGCGCAAGGCGCGGAGATGATCAACACGGATGACCTGTCCTCCATGGAGTTCGCCTTCGCGCGCAGCCTGGGCCGGTCCAACTTCTTCTCCACCACGGACCTGCGCCGCGCGGCGCGGCGGCTCGGGCTGGACCGGCTGGCGTTCGCGGGGGGAGCGCCGGACTGGAGCCGCGTGGAGGAGCTGCGGCTGTGGCTGGGCTACGCCGTGCCCGGTCCGCTGTCCGAACAGGCCCGCGCCTACAAGGACTTCGTCGACGCCGCGCTGGCGGGCCGGAACGCCGCGGTGGTGCCCCTGTGGCAGCGCCTGAAGCGGGAGCCCCGGGGCCCGCGCGAACAGTACGTGCTTGCGCGCGCCCGGGTGTTCACCCTGCACCCCGACGCGCTCGCGGCGGTGGGTGCCCTGCGGGAGCGCCTCCCCGTCGAAGCGGACCTGCTGGAGGCCCTGTGGCTGGAGTCCCAGCGGCAGGATGCCCAGGCGGCCGCGCTGCTGGAGCGCGCGTTCACGGCCCTGCGCGAGGACCCGTGGCCGGACCGCGCCCTGACGGACGCGGCCCTGGAGGCGGCGTTCCGGGTGGGGCAGCGCTCGCCCGAGCTGGCCCGGAGGCTCTACGCGCTGCTCGAACGGCCCTTCGCGGCCAGCCTTGGCAGCCAGCAGCGGAAGCTGATCCGCGCCAGGCTCGCGGTCGCGGCCGGAGGCGCCGCGATGTGCGTGGAGGGGCTCGCGCCCCTGGAGCCGCACGTCCCCTGGAACCGCGCCATGCTGCTGGCCCGCGCCGAGTGCTACGCCCAGCGGGGTGACCCGCGCGCGCAAGTGGCGCGAGAGGAGCTGGAGCGCTACCTGTCCCAGGCCCCCACGCCCTTCCTGGAGGGCATCGAGGCGGAAGAGGCGCCCGCGAACGGGAGACCGGACCACGGGGAGCCGCGGGCCGCGGATGCCCCGGTAGAGCCGTAG
- a CDS encoding D-alanine--D-alanine ligase family protein — translation MRIALTYNLRLSDSEEEAEFDTQETVNTLAGAIERLGHRLERFEVSGPASRTVARLEAYSPDLIFNTAEGRRGRFREAFYPALFDELGFAYTGSDAYALALTLDKQLTKLILSKHGIRTPGWQYVEKLSELTAENLRFPVIVKPNFEGSSKGITQDSVAETLEQVREKVAKALEKYPAGVLVEEYISGRDLTVPFLAAVDNDFDGVLAPVEYVIDPEASQGRKYAIYDYELKTRREKAVSVRAPANIPAKMSEDVRKMAQKILQVLDCRDLGRLDFRVSDAGVPYFLEINALPSLEPGAGIYAAAELEGLHLDGVINSIIQSAGKRHKIRDNKSRQGRPARKSGPLRVGFSFNVKRVKPSATAETVQEDSEAEYDSPNTLQAIREAIASWGHEVIDLEATAELPTVLSSTPLDVVFNIAEGFKGRNRESQVPAMLELLDIPYTGSDPATLSLALDKALAKKIVRQAGILTPNFQLMVTGKERLNKEFTTFPLIVKPVAEGSSKGVVTKSVCYSEAELRDVVKEIAGKYQQPALIEEYIGGREFTVGLLGERRPRVLPPMEIVFLDKAEKNPVYSFQHKLDWTDRIRYDAPAKIEPALLEKLRTAARNSFMALGCRDVARIDFRMDDKGRIYFIECNPLPGLTPGWSDLVLIAQGAGMDYRTLIGEIMAPAIRRYKEREARRAQTEHPSGTATPPLNKVVQRIEEQTAQANAAAPAENTPAPRPELKS, via the coding sequence ATGCGCATCGCGCTGACCTACAACCTGCGGCTTTCGGACTCGGAAGAAGAGGCGGAGTTCGACACGCAGGAGACGGTGAACACGTTGGCGGGAGCCATCGAGCGGCTGGGCCACCGCCTGGAGCGCTTCGAGGTGAGCGGCCCCGCGTCGCGCACCGTCGCCCGCCTGGAGGCCTACAGCCCGGACCTCATCTTCAACACGGCGGAGGGCCGGCGCGGCCGCTTCCGTGAGGCCTTCTACCCGGCGCTCTTCGACGAGCTGGGCTTCGCGTACACGGGCTCGGACGCGTACGCGCTGGCGCTCACGCTAGACAAGCAGCTCACCAAGCTCATCCTCTCCAAGCACGGCATCCGCACGCCGGGCTGGCAGTACGTGGAGAAGCTCAGCGAGCTGACGGCGGAGAACCTGCGCTTCCCCGTCATCGTGAAGCCCAACTTCGAGGGCTCCTCCAAGGGCATCACCCAGGACTCCGTCGCGGAGACGCTGGAGCAGGTGCGCGAGAAGGTGGCGAAGGCGCTGGAGAAGTACCCGGCGGGCGTGCTGGTGGAGGAGTACATCAGCGGGCGCGACCTCACGGTGCCGTTCCTGGCCGCGGTGGACAACGACTTCGACGGCGTGCTCGCGCCGGTGGAGTACGTCATCGACCCGGAGGCGTCGCAGGGCCGCAAGTACGCCATCTACGACTACGAGCTGAAGACGCGCCGGGAGAAGGCCGTGTCCGTGCGCGCCCCCGCGAACATCCCGGCGAAGATGTCCGAGGACGTCCGCAAGATGGCGCAGAAGATCCTCCAGGTGCTGGACTGCCGCGACCTGGGCCGGCTGGACTTCCGCGTGTCCGACGCGGGCGTGCCGTACTTCCTGGAGATCAACGCGCTGCCCAGCCTGGAGCCGGGCGCGGGCATCTACGCCGCGGCGGAGCTGGAGGGGCTGCACCTGGACGGGGTCATCAACTCCATCATCCAGAGTGCCGGCAAGCGCCACAAGATCCGCGACAACAAGAGCCGCCAGGGCAGGCCCGCGCGCAAGTCAGGCCCCTTGCGCGTGGGCTTCAGCTTCAACGTGAAGCGCGTGAAGCCCAGCGCCACGGCGGAGACGGTGCAGGAGGACAGCGAGGCCGAGTACGACTCGCCCAACACCCTCCAGGCCATCCGCGAGGCGATTGCGTCGTGGGGCCACGAGGTCATCGACCTGGAGGCCACGGCGGAGCTGCCCACGGTGCTCTCCAGCACGCCGCTGGACGTGGTCTTCAACATCGCGGAGGGCTTCAAGGGACGTAACCGTGAGAGCCAGGTGCCCGCGATGCTGGAGCTCCTGGACATCCCGTACACGGGCTCTGATCCGGCGACGTTGTCGCTCGCGCTGGACAAGGCGCTGGCGAAGAAGATCGTCCGTCAGGCGGGCATCCTCACGCCCAACTTCCAGCTGATGGTCACGGGCAAGGAGCGCCTCAACAAGGAGTTCACCACCTTCCCGCTCATCGTGAAGCCGGTGGCGGAGGGCAGCTCCAAGGGCGTCGTCACCAAGAGCGTCTGCTACTCCGAAGCGGAGCTGCGCGACGTGGTGAAGGAGATCGCCGGCAAGTACCAGCAGCCCGCGCTGATTGAAGAGTACATCGGCGGCCGTGAGTTCACGGTGGGCCTCCTGGGCGAGCGGCGCCCGCGCGTGCTGCCGCCCATGGAGATCGTCTTCCTGGACAAGGCGGAGAAGAACCCGGTCTACAGCTTCCAGCACAAGCTGGATTGGACGGACCGCATCCGCTACGACGCGCCCGCGAAGATTGAACCGGCGCTGCTGGAGAAGCTGCGCACGGCGGCGCGCAACTCGTTCATGGCGCTGGGGTGCCGCGACGTGGCGCGCATCGACTTCCGCATGGACGACAAGGGGCGCATCTACTTCATCGAGTGCAACCCGCTGCCCGGCCTCACGCCCGGCTGGAGCGACCTGGTGCTGATTGCCCAGGGCGCCGGCATGGACTACCGGACGCTGATTGGGGAGATCATGGCCCCCGCGATCCGCCGCTACAAGGAGCGCGAGGCGCGCCGGGCCCAGACGGAGCATCCGTCCGGCACCGCCACGCCGCCGCTCAACAAGGTCGTGCAGCGGATTGAAGAGCAGACCGCGCAGGCCAACGCCGCGGCCCCCGCGGAGAACACGCCCGCGCCGCGTCCGGAGCTCAAGTCCTGA